The Thalassophryne amazonica chromosome 18, fThaAma1.1, whole genome shotgun sequence DNA window TCACTGCTGTCTCCCGTAATGGGACACTGGTAGAGATAAAGTTATAATACAAAAAATCATAAGACATGAAACAAATGCTGACTATGTGACTTTCAGCAAATATGAACTAATGGACATAACAAAAAAGTCTTATTTGGTGAAGTGGCTCTTTAATGCTTGTTTGTATTTATTCCCAACAATGTACAAGAGGTACCTCATTACTAATATTACAGTAACTATAAATACATCATTGCTAACACTTTACAATAACACCCATTACTGCATTAATTCACGCAGTGCAGCAGTAATTagcaataagcattaactaattgTTTAGTTTTGTAATCACATATTAATGGCATGTTCAGTGGCTTTATGAATTATTAAACAATACCTTTTGTTACCTTGAACAGCTAAtgattagttaatgcttattaccacAGTAATTAATATGCCCATTATTGTAAAGTCTTATATTAAATAAGGATTGATTTGCTGCCATTAAGTGGAGCCTAACAGTACCAGCCATTTGGTTAGTGATCAGCTGATTAACCCTCTTACATTAGTATCCAAGATGTTagtctgaaataatttttttttttcccctctttgtgAGTTTGTATATAAAAGTACACGTTTGGTTATTTTCATTTTGCAGCAGAACAGTGCAGCAGATCTGTCCATGCTGGTGCTGGAAGTGTTGGAGAAATCTGAGACAAAAGTTGAGGACGACATATTAGGTGAGCATCAGACGGCTCGTCTGGAAGATGAACTCGCGCATCGTGTTTACACGGAGATGTTTACAGTGTGTTGTCTCGCAATATGTTAAACACACCTTGTGTACATTGTAGAACAAGAAAAGGCTTCAGCAGGACTgaagagaaaaaaatattattttttttttcttcagattttgagttttgtttgtgtTGCTTTGTGGTTGTTTGTGTGTGAAGTAGAGAACCTCGCTAAACTGTTCAGCCTGATGGACCCAAACTCTCCAGAGAGAGTCGCGTTCGTGTCCAGAGCCTTGAAGTGGTCCACAGGAGGGTCGAGCAAGTTGGGTCACCCAAAACTACACCAGCTGCTGGCTGTCACCTTATGGAAAGGTAACTGACGGGAGTCATGAGCCGCGGTGGTTTTACACACTGGCCGAGTGGGCAGTAACGTTTTACTTATACGCCACAAAACTTCCAGCCTTTCCGGTTTCTGTGGCCGCACCATAAAAAACGCATTTCAGTTTGGGATGTTGCGGCTGCAGCCGGCTGGCGTGTTTCGTTTCAGCCTCTGCCACTAATATACCGCTATGTTTGTCTGTGCAGAGCAAAATTACAGTGAGTCTCGTTACCACTTCTTGCATTCGTCGGACGGGGAGGGCTGCGCCCAGATGCTGGTGGAGTATTCGGCGTCACGAGGCTTCCGCAGCGAGGTCGACATGTTTGTGGCGCAGGCCGTCCTACAGTAAGCAGCACCAACACTATCAAACATCATCATTCGTGCTCTGAGGCGGAAAGTTCAACCTGAAATGAAGCGACGTGTGTGTGATCTGTAAATACTCTCACTGTGGTATCGATACACCGCCTTCAGCTCTGTCAGCAGTTTGTTCAAAGCGCCTTTGATGTCTCTGGATCactttgattctttttttttttttttttttttttgccccctcTGTTCTATTTCTGTCCTTCCCTCCAGGTTCCTCTGCTTAAAGAACAAAAACAGCGCTTCCGTGGTGTTCAGCACTTACACAGAGAAACACCCGTCCATAGAGAAGGGTCCACCGTTCGTCCAGCCGCTCCTAAACTTTATCTGGTTTCTGCTGCTGGCAGTGGATGGGTGAGGGGGCAGGGGAATGCAAAATTCTGAAACAATTTTTTTCCTTAATTGCAAAAATTCAACTATAAAAGATAAATAATTTTAACCACATCGCTGCTTCCTGACCAGCAGTTAAGagattgttgttgtcttcacatcTCTTTCAGGGGTAAATTAACAGTTTTCACAGTGTTGTGTGAGCAGTATCAACCTTCTCTTAAGAGGGACCCCATGTATAATGAGGTGAGTCGGATTCCTTCAATATTAACGTGCACAATCACCCTGAAAGCCGATTTACTGACTttattgttaaccctctggggtccaagggcattttttggacagttcacttgcctggcataaatgatttattattgctgttaacagctctccctgcatcccacaatcaagttttatgtctctttttttcaggacaacctgtgctttcagaatatatatgtttttgttgtgttttataagtgtaataaaggtttacaatcaaaaataggcaaggaaaaaataaagcgaaaaataattttccacacacatttattcaaaacacagcaaactataataaacaactgttttgacactttataaaggtaatttgaggtcttgtgtgaaagactgaacaacaaaaaggttcaaacaataaacacaaatgtacattttgaacaatatatacaaaatggtctatgcgttttgctgtccattgatatggtaaacagtgctttacacagagaaagcaagagttatccagtaacattcacatgcaaactagtggagcaatcctgatagttacacactctttgagcacgtgagattgtcatcagaggctctccgtctgctcctgctttcactgatcgctgtgcgtaaatGGCACAGGGctcactgagtatgtactaatagtatgtactcattggagcacccagggggctattcaaatgggacaactagtaacacatcactcctgaaaacgatctttggcttttcacgtgagggaaatctgccctacgattggattttggaaaaccatgtgacggtgaagcaattccgattggacactcacattgtgcacgtcatcacacagcttctatgagaagtacaaagatggccgatagctggctcgaaagtccgcggagttaacttttcagaaaaaaaaaaaattaagtttctatctcatatcattcaaaagttatttataatttagtaaagcttggtcttagccgtcgtttgtcggccccagagggttaaaccgatATGACATGAAATATCCATTAAAGCACACGTGACCTGAGGGGTGCTCAGGCAGTAATCCTGTGGCGAGTGCAAGTTTATGTTTGGATTAAAAAGACTGGAATGTGACGTTGCACTGGGGAGTCTGTTACTAAAAGTAGCGGCGAAGAACTAGCTAAGCTAGCAGAAAGAGACACTGTAGTGACAAGGCTAATTAGTACAACACTATACATTAAGTGTTTTTTCATAACTGGTTTGTTTTTATACTGCAGTAAAGCAGAATGTTTGAAAAATAAATAGtcttgttgttggtgttgttggTGAAATGATAGTgaagtttccttctttgtcaccACCCTGCACTACCTATAAGGAAAGGAATGTAATGCCAAAgggcagtttttatttattttattttaggtgAGTTGGCGACTCAGATTCATATATTATTTTCAGCTCTTTCTGTTCTTGTCTCTTTTCTCGGTTTGCTTTGTGGCTCCTCCTCAGTATCTCGATAGAATAGGACAGCTTTTCTTCGGTGTTCCACCCAAACAGTCGCCATCGTACGGCGGATTGCTAGGTGAGTGGACGGCTGTTTTCAGATGAATCAACACATCGTATTATGAAAAAACACAAAGATTCAAACTGGCACATTGCTATTATGAGCTGATTTATCCTTTTGAAAAATGAACTTTACGTCACAGATTcatcttttttttattgaacacagGAAAAGGCCAAATGTTTTCTACTTGTACCTTCTCaaatatgtagtttttttttctctcttgtcactgcaaagtgaataatttgggTTTGAGAGCTTATTTAAGAAATACTGTATTTTTCAGAATATGTCgcacctttttttttctgtattatcagctcattaatttgggatttgtgtGCTTTTATTCCTGTGAAAGttactattattatgaataaaAAACTTTTCGGTATATAAGCCACATATGATTATAAATCGCAGAGACtccccaaactagttaaaaaaaaaaaaaaaagttgttactTTTactgcagaaaatacagtaacCTTTTAACTTTGTGCAAATTAATCttatcttttcttttcttcttatTTTTCCTCCATTTGACAAAGCAATTTAGGACTACAAGTAATTATTTCTTCCATCAGTTAGTCTGGGTTTTTTTAGACTAAAAATACAAGAAAATATGAATAATGGCATCAGGATTTGCTGAAGAAATTGTTTTTTCAAAATGTTCTAAAAGTCTtcacatttttgttatttttgcttATGTGATATTAAAATAATCCactttaatattttatttatcaaaTAATTTTAGCAATGAGTCATAAAAATCCAGGGATTAATGTTAGTGTATTCCTAAATAaagttatataaaaaaaagttcaaaaaatTAACGTTAAAAATCTATGAAAATGTGTTTGTGGTTTATACACAATTTAAGCAGCCAAATCcagcagaggtgtgtgtgtgtgtgtgtatgcgcgccTTCTGATGGGTTGCCGTGTTTTTCCGTGCAGGAAACCTGCTGAACAGCCTGATGGGGTCGGGCGAGGACAATGACAGCACTGAGGAAGCCCACGAGGACAGCAGTCCCATAGAACTGGACTGATCCTGGTTCAGCGGAGAATAGACCCACACAAATGGAGGAAAACCGCACCGCTTCACCGCCACAGCAGGCTCGGATTCCCGGTGCAGGTCCACATTTTCAGAGGCGTGTTGTTTTCACACCCACCcccactccccccccacccccccaaaaaaaaatccatccccaACTCACAGCAACCCTCTCAGCGCTGCCTGGACTGACTGCAGAGATCGGCAGTTTTAATTATTTGCGTCAGCTGGGGGCGCTCTGTTTATGACTTTTCAACACAACACCATCAACATCATTGTCTCTCTGAATGTTTCTGGTCTCGTCATTGTAAGAGGGTTAATCACACTTGTTTACCATGACTGTCCAAATATCTTTGACAGGCAGCCACAGGGGGGTGCTGTCACCATGTGActcttggaatttttttttcaactttcttGCGTCAGTACTAAATTAAATTTATTCGTCCTTGAGGTCATTTTCTCAGTTCCAGTTTGTCCGTTAACTTCCTTGACAAAAACACTACATCAGCGCCGTCAGTAATTAGCATCATCCGATAAGTCCGATATTATCTGAATGTCAGACAAACCGCCGCATGGATTGGCGCTGTAGCCCCCCCCGACATATTTGTGTGATATTCTGACTGGAAACTCAAATTCTGCTCAGGTtagatttttatttaaatttatttatttattttttaataactatAAAAGCAGTCATATTTCTGCCAAAGCCCCGCCCACTGTAAATGGCATGCATTGCAATATTTGCAGAGGACtaaatgaatggtaaatggattgcatttatatagcgcttttccatctgcatcagacgctcaaagtgctttacaatgcctcacattaatcccgatgtcagggtgctgccacatacagggcgctcactacacaccgggagcaactaggggattaaggaccttgcccaagggtttgaacagaggatcctctggtctcaagcccaacactttaaccactagaccatcaccttctcagctccccaggactggagcctatcccagcacacaCTGTGTGTGAGGTGGCATTAGGCCTTCAACTAATTATTTTCATTCATCCTTTAGGGccttttcacacataacacgatttaagtcGACTAGCGTACGAAGGAGGAATTTCACGCTAATTgttaaaaatcagagctgcctccaacgcctcatacacctgttgcaacaactatttggaccagtggctgaaagagtgtgtcctgtgagagcccattcgatccctctcacggcaggtgtcggccaaattccaggtgacacacatgaacattgaacaccgctcacttggcacttagaaaatgtgtggccattcgtgctgttagcatgaaaacagtcagcagacgatcactttcgagctggcggtgaaatttgtcaaagtgctcCCATGACTGAGGAGTTACCATGTGGCGTGCCaaagtgttggctccccccacaacgcGTGTGCCTGTGTTTTGTGCACTCCCACCCCGCTCTCCCTCAACACATGGCATAAGTGTGGttctatatgacaagccaacagtgcaacaaatacgccactttcagtcacgtatcaacaGAAATACACTGTTTAGTCAGTTATCatggcacttttttctctttaaaaaaaaaaatgtttatctccgtgttgattttaaccatttcacgctcctgttatgagacagtgattgtagggcagtggtaaagtttctgtctggtaatcagagcttttgtaaattgcaggttcaaattctgtgggtggcatgtattttttttttttcccacagcagttgctcgcactgtgttcccgctgcgacaGTCATGCACAAAACTGTGGTGTGTACAAAACCGTCACAGCGCAACTGTTCACGCCTGGCCGTCGGCTCCATGTATTCGTGGTTcagtcatacgagctgttctgccatgaGTCGCctcgagttgtacttattcgtaatatgtgtgaaggggcccttacgccGGTTAAAGTAAATCGAGGCCTCAGTGGGCTGATGCATGCTGAAATACAAATATtcaagtaaatatacatctgtCTGTAAGGGTGAATTTGATGCTGTATGACTTAATTATGAAGTCCAAtttcaaatattttgctgatcagtatTTGTTTTGGCTTGGTTggtgagacacacacacgcacaaaaaggTGTCTTTCAGGCCGTGTTTCCTCGACCTCTGAGCAAACTACTCCAGCATCTATCTAATAATCTAACTAATATTCGCACCAAATTTGAATGAAATCtgtccagccatttttgagttatcttgtcctcaGACATACAGGTGCCGGGGAGGAATCAGTTC harbors:
- the get4 gene encoding Golgi to ER traffic protein 4 homolog isoform X1 is translated as MSDPESVRCSSARNRGGVQRVEGKLRASVEKGDYYEAHQMYRTLFFRYMSQAKHAEARELMHNGALLFFSYNQQNSAADLSMLVLEVLEKSETKVEDDILVENLAKLFSLMDPNSPERVAFVSRALKWSTGGSSKLGHPKLHQLLAVTLWKEQNYSESRYHFLHSSDGEGCAQMLVEYSASRGFRSEVDMFVAQAVLQFLCLKNKNSASVVFSTYTEKHPSIEKGPPFVQPLLNFIWFLLLAVDGGKLTVFTVLCEQYQPSLKRDPMYNEYLDRIGQLFFGVPPKQSPSYGGLLGNLLNSLMGSGEDNDSTEEAHEDSSPIELD
- the get4 gene encoding Golgi to ER traffic protein 4 homolog isoform X2 is translated as MSDPESVRCSSARNRGGVQRVEGKLRASVEKGDYYEAHQMYRTLFFRYMSQAKHAEARELMHNGALLFFSYNQQNSAADLSMLVLEVLEKSETKVEDDILENLAKLFSLMDPNSPERVAFVSRALKWSTGGSSKLGHPKLHQLLAVTLWKEQNYSESRYHFLHSSDGEGCAQMLVEYSASRGFRSEVDMFVAQAVLQFLCLKNKNSASVVFSTYTEKHPSIEKGPPFVQPLLNFIWFLLLAVDGGKLTVFTVLCEQYQPSLKRDPMYNEYLDRIGQLFFGVPPKQSPSYGGLLGNLLNSLMGSGEDNDSTEEAHEDSSPIELD